The Kordia sp. SMS9 DNA window AGTACTTTATGAATGTGTTTTTTTATCGCTTTTGCAGAAGGACTACTGTGTGAATAAGCGTTGTAAATTTCTTGTGAATCTACAAATACGTATGACAAATTGGGATCAATTCGTTTAAGAAGTTTTGTGAGCAATGCGAGGTCATTTGCATCAAAATGGCGCGCATTATACACCACCAAAAAATCATGATATGTATTGCTAGGAATTGTAGATGGATATAGCGCAACTTCTTGAATAGTGGATGCTTTTTGAAAAATTAAATTCTTGATTTTCTCATCATGTTCAACTTTTTTGAAAGTAGCACCATCAAAGGTCGCATACGCATACGCATCTTCCATCTTTTGTATGGTGTTGAAACTACGGAACACATACTTTTCAAAATCATTACTCAATAATAAGCGTTTATCCTCAAACAATTTCATTTCAATATGTTCAATACCAACTTCATAGAAAAATGAGGAAACTTCTATATCCACATACTTTTCGGTACTAATTACTGGAACTGAAACAGTAAACTCGCCATACGGAACACTGTAACGATATTGTTTTCCATTGATTTTGACAAGAATAGGCGCATCTGATTTTTTAAAGTTGTACAGCTTCAGTTTCACATACTCTTTTGTGTTTTTTACGGGAATTCCTTTAAATAGTTTCTTTCGGAAGGGATTGTCTTCAGAAATAATAGCTAAAAACCAGTGAGAGCTATCAAAGCTATTGGGCAGTGAATATTTATAGTGATTTCGTTCTTCAATTTTTAAAACTTTGGGAATAGAAAAAACGGTATTAGCTTCGTTAAAATGATCTGCTATTTGGTAAAACCCTTTGCTTGGGCAGTACATATATCCGTAATTATCTTCAACAAAAAGTTGATAATAAGTATTCCCAAAAGAGACATAAAGAGGTTTGTCTTTTATACTTTTCGGAATTTTAAACTTATATATTCCTTCAGTTTCTGTACTAAAATAATAAGAACTTGAATTCGCAAATATGCAGGTTGAAAGTAAAAAAAAAAGATATTTAATATAACTTCTCATAAAATTTTG harbors:
- a CDS encoding C25 family cysteine peptidase, with amino-acid sequence MYCPSKGFYQIADHFNEANTVFSIPKVLKIEERNHYKYSLPNSFDSSHWFLAIISEDNPFRKKLFKGIPVKNTKEYVKLKLYNFKKSDAPILVKINGKQYRYSVPYGEFTVSVPVISTEKYVDIEVSSFFYEVGIEHIEMKLFEDKRLLLSNDFEKYVFRSFNTIQKMEDAYAYATFDGATFKKVEHDEKIKNLIFQKASTIQEVALYPSTIPSNTYHDFLVVYNARHFDANDLALLTKLLKRIDPNLSYVFVDSQEIYNAYSHSSPSAKAIKKHIHKVLPKHVLFLGDASEKEDEGDLIPTHYYIQDKDFTRVETDYPYSYLNDPSSPKISVGRLPFKTSSELNAYIQKVTTFLDKKKKSAYAIYDDISIITSKLDVFYTSYEKQNSVKKYLGMHTIPSYINDKNPSVFQFVGHASYTGWSKNKKVAIDDMESLTSGNMFVLIDLSCWTGTFAYHKRDCFAENLLKMDNKGAIVSISASGYTHIDNYNSITEYFVSKRGKPIGNVLKQLKKELFKQNKISLDDLHAYNLIGIPTLTY